A window of Halobacillus naozhouensis genomic DNA:
TCACAGGAGCTTGGCTGCTGATTATCCATTATACATCTTTATCATTCTTCACCATCACGCTTACCGTTTTCAGTTACGTTGTGGTTGATAAAGCTTTAGGAAGTTCCAGCAATTCACCCAGTTATACTCTAGCTTGTTACCAGGCTAGACGCCCTTCAATCATTACCTTAAGAGTTGCAGTACCCCTTGAGGCATTTGATTGGATTGAGCCAACATCGCTTGAGATGCTTGTGCAAGAATAGACGCTTTAGTCTGTTGCATCATTTCTTTGGCCATATCAACGTCTCGGATACGTGATTCAGCTGCTGTTAGGTTTTCAGCAGATGTTCCTAGGTTATTGATAGTGTGCTCTAAACGGTTTTGTGTAGCACCAAGTTTCGCACGTTCTGCTGAAACAGTTTCAATTGCAGTATTTATTGTTGTAACAGCAGAATCAGCCGCACCTTGCGAAGAAATGTCAATACCTACTGCTCCCTTTTGCCCGTCAGCTAAAGTCTGATCTGCTTGAAGAACTAGTTTACTACTTGCATCATAATACCCAGCTTCTGTTCCTGCTACGTCATCAGCAGTGCCAGCTATACCATCTGTTCCATCATTACCAGCAACAGCAGCTTGCCATGTAGCTGTACTCCCATCAGCCATTGTTAACGTACCATTTGTATCATCAGTAGTAGAGGCCGTATATGACTGACCAACTTTTAAGGCATCTGCTCTCATATCATTCACGGAAAGAGTAAGATTTTGTCCTTCGTTAGCACCAATATGGAAAGTTCCTGAAAAATTACCATCTAGCAAATTCTTAGTATTAAACTCAGTGTTCTCACCAATACGAGTAATTTCTGCTGCAAGTTCGTTTACTTCTTTTTGAAGTTCTTGACGATCTGTATCAGTGTTCGTATCGTTGGCAGATTGCACAGAAAGTTCACGCATACGTTGTAGGATTGAGTGAGTTTCGTTTAATGCACCCTCGGTCGTTTGAATTAATGAGATCCCATCCTGTGAATTACGCTGTGCTTGTTCCAACCCACGAATCTGACCACGCATCTTCTCAGAGATAGCAAGACCAGCCGCATCATCAGAAGCATTGTTAATTCGTAGACCTGAAGACAATTTTTCCATTGAATCAGATCTCATATTGTTCGCTTGTCCTAATTGACGGTACGTGTTAAGTGCCGCAATGTTGTGATTAATTCTCATGTTACTAATTCCTCCTTGAATAGGTCATCCCACGTCCTTGTGAGATGCTGTTTAGTTACAAAACAAAAGCCGGCCGACTCAGTAATGTGTTACATTACTTATATCGGACGACTTCACATAGAGTTTAATCTTTTTTTGAACTTTTTAGCAGATCCAGCAAGGTTTCTGAAAACATTGTCGCTTCCTCGTTCTCCTCTTGAATCGCTGCATACACTTCTTGTCGGTGGATCTCCACATGCTTCGGCGCCTCGATCCCAAGCTTCACCTGCCCGCCTTCCACTGACACAATCTTAAGCTCAATTTCATCACCAATCCGGATTGACTCCCCAGCTTTGCGATTAAGGACGAGCATGCTGTTCACCGCCTTTTCCTTGCACAAGCGGACATCTAGTTTGATAGTTTTCTTCCGCTAAAATGACCTGCTTCGCCTTTCCATTATGTACATTCACTAGTATAGGAGCTTGCAAGTTCAGTGTTGATTCATGAAAAGGCTCGCGCAGTGTCACCACACTATACACCGCTACATCCTTTGGTTTCTCAATCTCTAATTCCAGTTGGGCTCCATCTCCAATTTCAAATTCATACGTTTTCTGAAATAGATAGGGGCTCGTTACAATCAGGGAGACTTTTTTGTCCTCACAGGATTGCAGCGCATAATAAAGTCCCGCTTCATCCACCGGTAATAGAACAAAAGCATGATAGCTCTCAAATCCGGGCAATCCCTGCTCAAAATGAACCGTTTCTTTCTCTTTGACCTCTACCGTTCCAAAATATTTTGTTTCCACCTTCATCTCTCATCACACTTTCCAATCAATTTGAATATCTGTGTATTGCTTCATAAAAATATCAACGTTGCCACGCTGATACGAAATGTCCGGCTTGCGAGGTTCCGCTGAAATAATTGGTTCTTGAGGTTCAACGTTAATATCCACCTGTGCTGGCTCATAGTGAAGATCAACCAATTCATAAGCCGGCCGTCCCCCTGGCTGAAGCGTAAACTCATACTTAGCATTTTGCTTCGCATGGGCCGCAATCGGATTTCCTCCATCTTCGATTCGCATCAGTTCGTCTCCTTCGCGGGAAACACGAGCAATCCCTTCGAGCCAAATTTGCCTAGCGTCACTCACTAACTCATCTGAACGCGCGAACACGTTTTTCAAGTCAAGATTATGCCAGGCTTTGGTTTGGTCAATGGTTAACTTCCCAGGACGAGTATCAATCGTCATTTGCGCTTTCGGCTGCTGGATGGATTGCTTAGCTTGATGTTGGCGAATCGTTTGCTGCCCTGGTTGAGTTCTGATTCCGATTCGAGCATCTGTCGATTGAAGTTGAAGCTGAGGTACAGACATTCCGAACCCTCCTTCAAGAAAAACTGGCTATAAAAGGAGACTGCCTCAATGGAGAAGCAGTCTTATCTTAGAAAATCCATCAATGTCGGCTGGATAATACGTGAGCCAACTGCTAACGCTGCCCGATGAATACTTTCCTGCGTTTTTAAATTCGTAATCACTTTTTCGATATCAGCATCTTCATTCTCAGACATCATCTTCGTAGCACTAACTTCCTGGGCTTCGATTCGATCTTCAATCAATTCCACCCGGTTCATCCGAGCACCAAGATCGGCACGTTCATTGACAATGTTATCGATGTGTTGATCGAATGTACCAAGAAAATCACTAAGCTCTTCATCACTGCCATCACCTTCTAACGCATCAGCAAAAGCTTCTATATCTTCAAACAGCTTTTGGCCGAAAACAGGCTGTGGATTGACATTCACTTGAATTTTCACCCCAGCCGAAACCTCAATCTGAACAGGTGTTTGAATACTATCAACAGTAAAGCCAGACAAATCAACAGGAGCTTCCGTCGTATTGGCTCCGTTAAAAATATACTTGTCATTCACTTTCGTATTGGCGATCGTTCCAAGATGCTCTTTTAACTGCCGAATCTCTTTGGCAATGTTAGCCCGCTGCCCATCTTCATATGTCCCATTACTGGCCTGAACTGTGAGCTCACGGATCCGCTGCATCGCCTGCGTAGCCTTATCCAGCGCAGCATCACTATTATCCATCCAGTTATGTACCGTCCCAATATTCCGCTTATACTGCTGAACCTCGCTCAGCTGTGAACGATAGTTAATCCCTTTCATCGCTACCACCGGGTCGTCAGACGGCTGACTGATTTTCTTACCCGTGTAAAGCTGTTCCTGATATTTACCCATCTGGCTGTAACTGTTGCTCAAGTTGCGAAGCATATTGTTCGTTAACATTCCCTGGGTCACACGCATGTGCTACTCACCTACCTTCCCATTTGATTAATAATTCGATCCAGCATTTCGTCGACTACCGTTATATTTCGAGCCGCTGCATTATACGCATGCTGGAATTTAATCATATTGGTCATTTCTTCATCTAAAGAAACCGCACTGACCGATTGGCGCTGCTGATTAACAGAAGCACGTAACGTGGCTGCGTTGCTTTCCATTCGGTAAGCTTCCTGTGCTTCGACAGCCATCGTCCCAATAATCGATTCGTAAAAAGTACTCACCGTAGTTTCTTCTCCTAGAATAGCAGAAGCCTGATCCCGCACATTAGCTAACTCACCAGCATTGCCGCCATTGCCTGCCAGTTCTCCATTCGCTGCTGCAATATGATCTGAATCGTTTTTAATCTCTTCGGTTAAATCCAAAGCGCCTGCTAAACCACGCACGACGCCATCTTCATCTGTTGACAAGGACTCATCAATGTGAAAAAAGTCAGGCGGCTGCGTACCGTTTTCCATCGAGTTGAGCGATTCTCCACTCTTCTGTACCGCATTGAAAGCTGTCGCATAGGCTGTAGCCATCTTATCTAGATCATACTGCATAGCCTCGTAGGTACCTTTTGCTTCACCACCGGCCATATATCCACCAGACTCGATCAGACCAGTTAACTTCCCTTGTGAAGAAAAGTCCTCTACCTGGTAAGTCGCCGTACCGACTGTGATTGACTCAGCTACAGGTGTACCGTCTGCAGGATAATTGACCGTAACCTCGTTCACCGTATTATTCGCACCATTGACTAAGGTGGAAGCAGGCGACAA
This region includes:
- a CDS encoding DUF6470 family protein, which translates into the protein MSVPQLQLQSTDARIGIRTQPGQQTIRQHQAKQSIQQPKAQMTIDTRPGKLTIDQTKAWHNLDLKNVFARSDELVSDARQIWLEGIARVSREGDELMRIEDGGNPIAAHAKQNAKYEFTLQPGGRPAYELVDLHYEPAQVDINVEPQEPIISAEPRKPDISYQRGNVDIFMKQYTDIQIDWKV
- a CDS encoding flagellin, which codes for MRINHNIAALNTYRQLGQANNMRSDSMEKLSSGLRINNASDDAAGLAISEKMRGQIRGLEQAQRNSQDGISLIQTTEGALNETHSILQRMRELSVQSANDTNTDTDRQELQKEVNELAAEITRIGENTEFNTKNLLDGNFSGTFHIGANEGQNLTLSVNDMRADALKVGQSYTASTTDDTNGTLTMADGSTATWQAAVAGNDGTDGIAGTADDVAGTEAGYYDASSKLVLQADQTLADGQKGAVGIDISSQGAADSAVTTINTAIETVSAERAKLGATQNRLEHTINNLGTSAENLTAAESRIRDVDMAKEMMQQTKASILAQASQAMLAQSNQMPQGVLQLLR
- the csrA gene encoding carbon storage regulator CsrA; protein product: MLVLNRKAGESIRIGDEIELKIVSVEGGQVKLGIEAPKHVEIHRQEVYAAIQEENEEATMFSETLLDLLKSSKKD
- the flgK gene encoding flagellar hook-associated protein FlgK, translating into MVSTFHGLEVAKRGLFTQQAALYTTGHNIANANTPGYTRQRVNFEQTGPFPAASRNRPEIPGQMGSGVQAGSIERIRVGFLDDQFRGENSKTGYYEARSDAFGRLESVMNEPSDSGLAKTMDRFWQSLQDLSVNPQNSGARDVVVQRGLAVAKTFNYLSSTIHKMQNDIKSEVGVTTKEINSLANQINNLNQQIAEVEPHGYVPNDLYDERDRLIDQLSGQVNIDVSYEDTAKSADPLAMGKATISIVGVGGQALSPASTLVNGANNTVNEVTVNYPADGTPVAESITVGTATYQVEDFSSQGKLTGLIESGGYMAGGEAKGTYEAMQYDLDKMATAYATAFNAVQKSGESLNSMENGTQPPDFFHIDESLSTDEDGVVRGLAGALDLTEEIKNDSDHIAAANGELAGNGGNAGELANVRDQASAILGEETTVSTFYESIIGTMAVEAQEAYRMESNAATLRASVNQQRQSVSAVSLDEEMTNMIKFQHAYNAAARNITVVDEMLDRIINQMGR
- the fliW gene encoding flagellar assembly protein FliW, which encodes MKVETKYFGTVEVKEKETVHFEQGLPGFESYHAFVLLPVDEAGLYYALQSCEDKKVSLIVTSPYLFQKTYEFEIGDGAQLELEIEKPKDVAVYSVVTLREPFHESTLNLQAPILVNVHNGKAKQVILAEENYQTRCPLVQGKGGEQHARP
- the flgL gene encoding flagellar hook-associated protein FlgL; the encoded protein is MRVTQGMLTNNMLRNLSNSYSQMGKYQEQLYTGKKISQPSDDPVVAMKGINYRSQLSEVQQYKRNIGTVHNWMDNSDAALDKATQAMQRIRELTVQASNGTYEDGQRANIAKEIRQLKEHLGTIANTKVNDKYIFNGANTTEAPVDLSGFTVDSIQTPVQIEVSAGVKIQVNVNPQPVFGQKLFEDIEAFADALEGDGSDEELSDFLGTFDQHIDNIVNERADLGARMNRVELIEDRIEAQEVSATKMMSENEDADIEKVITNLKTQESIHRAALAVGSRIIQPTLMDFLR